The Candidatus Neomarinimicrobiota bacterium genome contains the following window.
GGAGTTCAAAAATCCGTGCAGCCCGATTTGTACCACGTTTTTCCCGCTAACAGGACTCCCCTCGATCTCCTCGAGAATCCGCCTGAAGGGAGTACCGCTCGAAACGTCGTCTCCTTCATATTCTCTCACGTCATGATGCGAGTCAAGCGTTATTATACCGACACTTCCGGTATTCACCTCACAAAATGCTTTAACATGGGCGTAGGTGAGGGAGTGATCTCCGCCGAGTATCATCGGGACCCGGCAATTGCCCATAATTTCCTTCATCGCTTCCCCGACCGCCCGATGAACTTCTTTTACGTTTCCCTCCGGAATAACGACGTTACCGAAGTCAGCCACGCTTACCTCCCTTACGTCCACATCGTGGTCGTAATCGTAAGTCGAATTAAATCGTAATGACTCACGCACGGCATCGGGTCCCTCTCTCGCTCCCTTCCTGCCCTTGACGGCGCCGTCATACGGAACACCGACAAGTCCGAATTCCACCTTTTCTCCTTGATACGGCTTAAAAAGGTCGAGCGCCCGAGGGTCATTTTCATCTAATACTCTCTCGGGGATTTCAGCTTTCGGCTGCTCGAATTTATCGGATAATAAGTTCAAATTCTCGATCTTCTCCTATGCCGTGTCCCATTCACGTATCTCTTTTGAAAT
Protein-coding sequences here:
- a CDS encoding agmatinase family protein; protein product: MNLLSDKFEQPKAEIPERVLDENDPRALDLFKPYQGEKVEFGLVGVPYDGAVKGRKGAREGPDAVRESLRFNSTYDYDHDVDVREVSVADFGNVVIPEGNVKEVHRAVGEAMKEIMGNCRVPMILGGDHSLTYAHVKAFCEVNTGSVGIITLDSHHDVREYEGDDVSSGTPFRRILEEIEGSPVSGKNVVQIGLHGFLNSSNQREYVMSKEMMIITAEIVRDMGMESVMRGALMQAGEGTDAIFLSVDMDSVDQSAAPGVSAPSPGGLSANEFLEGLYYAGNDVKVKGMDLVEVAPNLDPSGNTARLAATGLISFLGGKVKSGG